In Carassius auratus strain Wakin chromosome 41, ASM336829v1, whole genome shotgun sequence, the DNA window CTCAATGCGTTACTTTAATATGACATTTAGTCACCTGTTCATCAAAGTGTACTTACTCTCCACAAATTCTTTCTTAATCGATGATGACATCAatactatttgttttatttgagagccagcatttttatatatatatatatatatatatatatatatatatatatatatatatatatatatatatatatatatatataatgctggctctcatatatatatatatatatatatatatatatatatatatatatatatatatatatatatatatataaaatttaagtaaaatgaaGCAGTTAAAACATTTTGGAAGTTATtgataaaatcaaatcaaatatttcttTAAACTGAAATGCAGGAAACATAATTATCAGttctgattattttttaaacattcagtATTGTCCTCATATAGCAGTAATTCTAAAACATAAGGTGCATATCTGGAGGAAACATTCTAAATTTATCTCTCAAAATGAATGAAGCAAATGCATGAAGTGACATTTGAGGTCCCAACTTTTCCATTCCACCAGAGGGAGCCAAAATATTAGTCCAGAGTATCCTTCCTCTGTATGACTTTTCCCCCACTGTTTCCATTATTGTGCAAATGAATTTGAATACATTTCAGTGTGTGATATACACATTATTAATGACAGAAAAATAGATAAACACaaattgtttttgacattttaatggtTATTCTTTACATCAAATGACTGTTAAATGAACATAAGCAGGATATCAgcaaaaacctaaaataaaaccaACTTCACTATAATAGCTTTCCAGTGGGAATTTCTATTTACAAAAAAGCTTTTCACCTGTGTAAAATGAAAGTGCTTGCCAATGTTTATAAGAACACAAGTCTATTCACAAGTGTTATTTTTAAGAATCTTTGGTTATTTGCACTTTCTCATACTTAACGATTCTCCCGTCCTTCGTGACGATCTCTTTATATACTAGAGCTCCATTCTCCTCGATGTAGCTTTCCTGAGTCACTCTCCCGGTTTCTGGGAGAGGACAAGGAAATGACATCAGGGACAGCTGCTTATTCAAGGCCTCACCCTTAACCGGTACTATTGCCTTTCCCATCTCTCTCTGTTGAGGTGGACTCTGTCGATAATATAAAGCTTGAGGTTTATTTAACTCTTTAGGAACAGAAGGTCCTGCTGGATACCACTTTTGATTAGGCCTTATGTCATTTCCATGTGTCACTGTGATGTCTCTTTTGATGTCCCTTGTAACGTCTCTTGTGATGTCTCTTGTAACGTCTCTTGTGATGTCTCTTGTAACGTCTCTTGTAACGTCTTTTGTAACATCTCTTGTAACGTCTTTTGTAATGTCTCTTGTGATGTCTTTTGGTCTAATGTCTGTTGGTTGAGCTGAAGGAGCTCTCCTGATGTCTGCAATGACTCCAGCCATAGTACTTCTGTAATTGGGATTGGGTTCCACCATTCTGGATACTGGATTACAGTACGGCTGGTCTTTTAGAGTTTCACGAATCTTGACGGGAGAGACAAACTGGGTGGGTAACCTGATCCTGGCACAGAGTTCAGCTATGATTTTGCCCATGGCCCAAACGTCTGAACGCTTGTCACGAACACCGTTCATCTGTAGGATCTCTGGTGCAGAGTATGCTTCATTGCCCAAGTTTACTGCAGAGGAGAGTCCATTTCGAAAGAATTTAGCAAGTCCTAGATCAATGATCACGGCACGATGGGTTTGATGCTCCACCTGAAATGGGAAAAGAGAAGTAAGTATCTTTTCTGATGTTCTAGGAAAAAAGCTGATCAAATTgaacctgtttatttatttagtcaataTACACCACAATGTGTAGAAGATTTCAAGTGCAGAGGCTTTTGAGTCTTTGCAATCAAAAGTCATAGATTTCAATAAGAACTCAAATTTTGCTCAATGATTTCTTCAGAAGACTATTAGGAGCAATATCCAAGACAAATGAAACCTAGTTGAAAACTTAGTTGAAAAAACAACAGCTCATTTTCAGTCTCACCATAATGTTATCAGGTTTGAGGTCTTGGTGGACGATGTCTTTAGTGTGCAGAAACAACAATCCTTCACACATGCCAGTGATGATTGTGGCTTTCACTGCTGGAGTCAGCTGTAGAAGACAAAAAACTGTTGCATTTTGGCTCCACTAATACATAATCTAAagcatactttttaaaaatgttgtaaagaaatagttcagccaATGCAAAttttgtcatcaattactcatccTTATGTCACTTGAGATGTAACTGAATGTGCAAAGACCCAATTAAAGTatacagtaaattattaattaaaccaAGCAAAATTCCAACTGAATTTGGCTAGCTGTTATAGAACAGAAAACATGTCAGCAATACCATTATATTGTATGGAATATGGCACCTGGAATAGCTACTTTCTtctaaattatacattattatattatatcaatatgcaattttaaaatataaatacaattatagattagtattatatattttttcagtgctttaagtgggccggtaagcactggtactcagtaccgccacttccaaatatagctcttgagcgtaccgccacctctcagtgtgcccagaacgtgcttttagcgtaggCCTACCGCTACGCTcatctggacatctgttttaatagaggttttaatcatttgcctgcgctgccgcttttcagagcgcccttcacaacgCACGCTTCATAATTCTTACTAGTTcagagtatggagcgtgaatcatttgagtcaggtcgggagttcgGATCGGGTtctcaaatcatttgagtcagtttgggagttcggagcggctttgcggatcatttgaatcaatttgagggttcgtagcgggtttgcgaataatttgagtcaactcgggagttcaaagcgggttcgcgaatcatttgagtcagtttggtgatcacgaatcatttgagtcagttcgggagttcgtaacgggttcgcaaatcatttgaatcagttcggggaacgcgaatcatttgaatcagttcgggagttagtagcgggttcgcgaatcatttgagtcagtttggggatcgcgactcatttgaatcagttcgggagttcggagtgggttcgcgaatcatttgagtcagtttgggagtttgaatgcagtaatgcagtagctctttctaaggctattttttcaaaattcttttgcacattttatttatgttcagtagttctttctagctcaaacaaaaatgatttatatgttgactgctgtatataaaagcccttcagtatagttgttgttacctcaggggatgaggggagtcatcaaaaaaacaaaaaaaaaaaaaaaaaaaaaacagaaaagaaaagaaaaaaattaattggctataatagagtaccggcaccttttttgggccacttaaagcactgtttgaattatatgaaaaaaagCACCCAACCATGACATTCAGCTAaacttctgttttttcttcatctgtcTCACTGAAGAAAGAAGAGAATGGCGAGTAAAggatgacagattttttatttgagCTGCGTTAGACATCTTTACCTGTATTTTAGAAAGCTGTACTTTGAAGATGGTCATCTCAAGATCTTCCCCAGAGATGAACTCCAAAGGAATGTTCCACTTGGAGTCTTTCAGCCAAGGATCACCGAGAAGCCTCACCACGTTTGTATGCCGAGCATTACTGGAGTTTAAAAGTCATGTTTCATGGTTATCATTTTAAGCTGAGTAGTTAAACATTAAAGATATATcggatatatatacacaccgaTAAACTCGGcattctctctccagctgttgtTTGCTGATGAGTCCTATAGGAACTCTCTTCAGAGCAGCCCATGTGTCTCCATACTTCTCCTTGTATATTTTTCCAAAGCAGCCTCCAGCCAGTGTTTGTGTGGAGTACGCCATCTCGTTATTCTGTTAATACATTAAACATCCATATGagaaaatatctatctatctatctatctatctatctatctatctatctatctatctatctatctatctatctatctatctatctatctatctatctatctatctatcgtcagAAATCTGTCAGAAATGTCAATGCCATATCTTTGTGTCAGTGTTTGTTTTCATATGCAAGTGTATGTCATCAAAACAAGACTGTCTTGAAAGTGATAACCATCAGCACATATAATGCAGTATGGGTCATCTGGTGTTAACAGGAAATCCAAAGCATTAGTCAACTCATATAATCATCTAAGTTTCGATATGTCTGCATAGTTGTAAAGCCATACAGTTTTTCTATCAAATATACCTGACATTTTTATCACAAAGTTACCTTCACATATGTAGTAGAAAAACTTTTAAAGCTAAAGGCTAACACAGGGAGTTTGCTAGAAAAGCCTTTGGGCCTGTATTAAGCCTGTACATGCTGCTGGGAAAAATGCTGTCCGACTGGATCTGGATTGCAAAAGAAATCATAACCCTTACACACAAAGAATATATTCAGACCATGAATCTTTTAGGTTTATTGCTGAATATTTGTTAGCCTGGATTACACTCCTCCCTATACCCCCgggaaacaaaaatacttttagtATGTTTCTGGCCATATACTTAGTGTTATGATTATCCAAACGTCACACATACCCTACAGCAATTACACAGACAAAAGAAGTGGTTCCTTGATAACCATAAACCAGACAAAAAAGAACAGAAATCACTATTGCTGACATGAAACATCTAGCTATAATCACTGACCTTTACAATAACACACAACACAATAAGACTGATTCAATTGTCACTGAATTTCTCTTACCTGTTTCAGCAGGTTATGTGACTGATGGCAATGAATGTGCTCAAATGAAACAGGAACAGTGATTTTCTTTACTAATTACTGTCCCTCTATAGCCACACCCTCATATTTCAAGACTGGAAAGAAACCTATAACCAGCCagataagacacacacacacacacacagagaaagagagagagagagtttttatactgtacaaactgtattttctaaccccctaccctaaccctacctgTAAACGTACTCCTAACCAAACTTTCTGCTGTTTAAGATTTTTCAAAAATTTCATAGTGTATAACGATTAAGCTGTTTTCCTCATagggacaaaaaacaaacaaaaaaagtcttcACAAGGTCAAGATTTACTGGTGTTACTACAACTAagggaatacacacacacacatactgtatatagtacTCAACAATTacatataataaattttttttatgttatataaaattatataaatattcctG includes these proteins:
- the LOC113059675 gene encoding cyclin-dependent kinase 1, with amino-acid sequence MAYSTQTLAGGCFGKIYKEKYGDTWAALKRVPIGLISKQQLERECRVYRNARHTNVVRLLGDPWLKDSKWNIPLEFISGEDLEMTIFKVQLSKIQLTPAVKATIITGMCEGLLFLHTKDIVHQDLKPDNIMVEHQTHRAVIIDLGLAKFFRNGLSSAVNLGNEAYSAPEILQMNGVRDKRSDVWAMGKIIAELCARIRLPTQFVSPVKIRETLKDQPYCNPVSRMVEPNPNYRSTMAGVIADIRRAPSAQPTDIRPKDITRDITKDVTRDVTKDVTRDVTRDITRDVTRDITRDVTRDIKRDITVTHGNDIRPNQKWYPAGPSVPKELNKPQALYYRQSPPQQREMGKAIVPVKGEALNKQLSLMSFPCPLPETGRVTQESYIEENGALVYKEIVTKDGRIVKYEKVQITKDS